The following proteins are co-located in the Microbacterium immunditiarum genome:
- a CDS encoding ABC transporter permease, which produces MAIHYGRLLLSSLILFVVVLTVLFLLLEIAPGDPIQNFVGDVPISPAFEAQIVAAFGLDKPLWERYLVYLGNVFRGEFGYSFGTNEPVLELILNRAGNTLAIAVPAFVISTTLGIVLGAIAARTRKRWLDGGISAGAVALFSVPNFWLGMLLIIVFSIQLGWLPTQGKAPYGQDGIDIRYMVLPVITMASTELAFKTRIMRSSMIESLGQDFIDTARSKGLASQRVLWRHALPNALLPMVTVAGYSLGFILAGSVLVESVFGWPGMGLLFVDAIQRQDNQVVLGVAIFLTITILVANILTDITYGIVDPRLRAQFSRKVAAS; this is translated from the coding sequence ATGGCCATCCACTACGGACGGCTGCTTCTCTCGTCGTTGATCCTGTTCGTGGTCGTGCTGACGGTGCTCTTCCTGCTGCTGGAGATCGCCCCGGGCGACCCGATCCAGAACTTCGTCGGAGACGTGCCGATCTCGCCGGCGTTCGAGGCGCAGATCGTCGCGGCCTTCGGACTCGACAAGCCGCTGTGGGAGAGGTACCTCGTCTATCTCGGGAACGTGTTCCGCGGCGAGTTCGGATACTCGTTCGGCACGAACGAGCCGGTGCTCGAGCTGATCCTGAACCGCGCCGGCAACACGCTCGCGATCGCCGTGCCCGCGTTCGTCATCTCGACGACGCTCGGCATCGTCCTGGGTGCGATCGCGGCGCGCACGCGCAAGCGGTGGCTCGACGGCGGCATCTCGGCGGGCGCGGTCGCGCTGTTCTCCGTGCCGAACTTCTGGCTCGGCATGCTCCTGATCATCGTGTTCTCCATCCAGCTCGGCTGGCTGCCGACGCAGGGCAAGGCACCCTACGGGCAGGACGGCATCGACATCCGCTACATGGTGCTGCCGGTCATCACGATGGCCTCGACCGAGCTCGCGTTCAAGACGCGCATCATGCGGTCGTCGATGATCGAGTCGCTCGGCCAGGACTTCATCGACACCGCGCGCTCGAAGGGCCTCGCGTCGCAGCGCGTGCTGTGGCGCCACGCCCTCCCAAACGCGTTGCTGCCCATGGTCACGGTCGCCGGATACAGCCTCGGGTTCATCCTCGCGGGATCCGTGCTCGTCGAGAGCGTCTTCGGCTGGCCCGGCATGGGGCTGCTCTTCGTCGACGCGATCCAGCGCCAGGACAACCAGGTCGTGCTGGGCGTCGCGATCTTCCTCACGATCACGATCCTGGTCGCGAACATCCTCACCGACATCACGTACGGGATCGTCGATCCCCGTCTGCGCGCGCAGTTCTCACGGAAGGTGGCCGCATCATGA
- a CDS encoding methylenetetrahydrofolate reductase, whose protein sequence is MTGKDVPGLQEAAHAIPQGTKINVTFLGNEDLDMRVSAAKAVKDLGFVPVPHISARRLRSQDQLEEFLGRLQEVGATEHVFAVGGDPTEPEGPYPDSLSVIRTGLLQKYGVREVSIAGYPEGHPDIKDDVLWRHLEDKSASLKEQGLDAVILTQFAFDTDPVLTWIKGVRDRGIDTEIRIGTPGPAGIKRLLGFARRFGIGANAMIVKKYGFSLTNLMGTAGPDKFVTDLSSLLADASAGSATGYGPVKLHFYTFGGLLATSEWVRDYLAAQA, encoded by the coding sequence ATGACCGGGAAGGACGTGCCGGGACTCCAGGAGGCCGCGCACGCGATCCCGCAGGGAACCAAGATCAACGTCACGTTCCTCGGCAACGAGGACCTCGACATGCGGGTGTCCGCGGCGAAGGCGGTCAAGGACCTCGGCTTCGTGCCCGTGCCGCACATCTCCGCCCGCCGCCTGCGGAGCCAGGACCAGCTCGAGGAGTTCCTCGGCCGCCTGCAGGAGGTCGGCGCGACCGAGCACGTCTTCGCGGTGGGTGGCGACCCGACAGAGCCCGAGGGCCCGTACCCGGACTCGCTGAGTGTCATCCGCACCGGCCTGCTGCAGAAGTACGGCGTGCGCGAGGTGTCGATCGCCGGCTACCCGGAGGGTCACCCCGACATCAAGGACGACGTGCTGTGGCGTCACCTCGAGGACAAGTCCGCGTCGCTGAAGGAGCAGGGCCTGGACGCGGTCATCCTCACCCAGTTCGCGTTCGACACCGACCCGGTGCTCACGTGGATCAAGGGCGTGCGCGATCGCGGCATCGACACCGAGATCCGCATCGGCACCCCCGGCCCGGCCGGCATCAAGCGGCTGCTCGGCTTCGCGCGCCGGTTCGGCATCGGCGCCAACGCGATGATCGTCAAGAAGTACGGCTTCTCGCTCACGAACCTGATGGGCACCGCCGGTCCCGACAAGTTCGTCACCGACCTCTCCAGCCTGCTCGCCGACGCTTCGGCGGGCTCAGCGACCGGCTACGGCCCCGTGAAGCTGCACTTCTACACGTTCGGCGGCCTGCTGGCCACGTCGGAGTGGGTCCGCGACTACCTGGCCGCGCAGGCCTGA
- the purU gene encoding formyltetrahydrofolate deformylase codes for MSPHIEPKRDQACLIVHGPDQPGLVAAVTGLITRNKGNIVTLDQYSDNPEGGAFFQRVVFHRPDLAAAIDDIEADLAKTLKPLGVQWTLTDQSIPKRMAILASTSDHCLLELLWRHRRGELPVTIPMVISNHTNTAEDVRAFGIPFFHVPSQGPDKSEAEAKILELLKGNVDFVVLARYMQIISEDFLEKVGVPIINIHHSFLPAFIGAAPYRKAKERGVKLIGATSHYVTKDLDEGPIIEQDIARVDHRMSAADLQARGAYVERAVLSRAVQWHAEDRVIRHGNHTIVFTDRP; via the coding sequence ATGTCCCCGCACATCGAACCCAAGCGCGACCAAGCATGCCTGATCGTGCACGGCCCCGACCAGCCCGGTCTGGTCGCCGCCGTCACGGGCCTCATCACCCGCAACAAGGGCAACATCGTCACCCTCGACCAGTACTCCGACAACCCCGAGGGCGGCGCGTTCTTCCAGCGGGTCGTGTTCCACCGCCCCGACCTGGCGGCCGCGATCGACGACATCGAGGCCGACCTGGCCAAGACCCTCAAGCCCCTCGGGGTGCAGTGGACGCTGACCGACCAGTCGATCCCGAAGCGGATGGCGATCCTCGCCTCGACGAGCGACCACTGCCTGCTCGAGCTGCTGTGGCGCCACCGCCGCGGCGAGCTGCCGGTGACGATCCCGATGGTGATCTCGAACCACACCAACACCGCCGAGGACGTCCGCGCGTTCGGCATCCCGTTCTTCCACGTCCCCTCTCAGGGGCCTGACAAGAGTGAGGCCGAGGCGAAGATCCTCGAACTGCTCAAGGGCAACGTCGACTTCGTCGTCCTCGCGCGGTACATGCAGATCATCTCGGAGGACTTCCTCGAGAAGGTCGGCGTGCCGATCATCAACATCCACCACTCGTTCCTGCCCGCCTTCATCGGCGCCGCCCCGTACCGCAAGGCGAAGGAACGCGGCGTGAAGCTGATCGGCGCGACCAGCCACTACGTGACCAAGGACCTCGACGAGGGCCCCATCATCGAGCAGGACATCGCCCGCGTCGACCACCGAATGAGCGCCGCCGACCTCCAGGCCCGGGGCGCCTACGTGGAGCGTGCGGTGCTGTCGCGCGCCGTGCAATGGCACGCCGAAGACCGGGTCATCCGCCACGGCAACCACACCATCGTCTTCACCGACCGACCCTGA
- the ligM gene encoding vanillate/3-O-methylgallate O-demethylase, with product MAKNLQELLDQTNPVELLRNSQIGSYIYPVVPADFSSWIKEQKAWRDTAVLYDQSHHMDNVFLKGSDAIKLISDTAINSVANFAVNKAKQYVPTTASGHVIGDGILFREAEEEYVYVGRAPASNWLLFHGETGGYQNLDISVDRRSPSRPYGHAVSRQYYRFQIQGPNAWAVIEKLNGGPLEKLGFFNMSTMQIAGKQVRTLRHGMAGAPGLEIWGPYEDHDAIRDAIVEAGAEFGLLPVGSRAYPSNTLESGWIPSPLPAIYTGEEERAYREWLGVDSYEATGTLAGSFVSDNIEDYYLTPWELGYGSFVKFDHDFIGRDALGKVDPASQRKKVTLAWDPEDMTKIYGSLFNVEGPSYKFFDLPLANYGSANYDAVVDADGTVVGFSMFTGYSSNERRALSLATIDPDVPEGTELRVLWGEEPNSKKATVEPHVQLPVRAVVSPVPYSTVVRQSYHGGWRTGYENVATS from the coding sequence GTGGCCAAGAATCTCCAGGAGCTCCTGGACCAGACCAACCCGGTCGAGCTGCTGCGCAACTCGCAGATCGGCTCGTACATCTACCCCGTCGTCCCGGCGGACTTCTCGTCGTGGATCAAGGAGCAGAAGGCGTGGCGCGACACGGCCGTCCTCTACGACCAGTCGCACCACATGGACAACGTCTTCCTCAAGGGCTCGGACGCGATCAAGCTCATCTCCGACACCGCGATCAACTCGGTCGCGAACTTCGCCGTGAACAAGGCGAAGCAGTACGTGCCCACGACCGCGTCGGGTCACGTGATCGGCGACGGCATCCTCTTCCGCGAGGCCGAGGAGGAGTACGTCTACGTCGGTCGTGCCCCCGCGTCGAACTGGCTGCTCTTCCACGGTGAGACCGGCGGATACCAGAACCTCGACATCTCGGTCGACCGCCGTTCGCCGTCGCGTCCGTACGGCCACGCCGTCTCGCGCCAGTACTACCGCTTCCAGATCCAGGGCCCGAACGCGTGGGCGGTCATCGAGAAGCTCAACGGCGGCCCGCTCGAGAAGCTCGGCTTCTTCAACATGTCGACGATGCAGATCGCCGGCAAGCAGGTCCGCACGCTGCGCCACGGCATGGCGGGCGCCCCCGGCCTCGAGATCTGGGGCCCGTACGAGGACCACGACGCGATCCGCGACGCGATCGTCGAGGCGGGCGCCGAGTTCGGCCTGCTGCCGGTGGGCTCGCGCGCCTACCCGTCGAACACGCTCGAGTCGGGCTGGATCCCCTCGCCGCTGCCCGCCATCTACACGGGCGAGGAAGAGCGCGCCTATCGCGAGTGGCTCGGCGTGGACAGCTACGAGGCGACCGGCACGCTCGCCGGCTCGTTCGTCTCCGACAACATCGAGGACTACTACCTCACCCCGTGGGAGCTCGGCTACGGCTCGTTCGTCAAGTTCGACCACGACTTCATCGGCCGCGACGCGCTCGGGAAGGTCGACCCGGCGTCGCAGCGCAAGAAGGTCACGCTCGCGTGGGACCCCGAGGACATGACGAAGATCTACGGCTCGCTCTTCAACGTGGAGGGTCCGAGCTACAAGTTCTTCGACCTGCCCCTCGCGAACTACGGCTCGGCGAACTACGACGCCGTGGTCGACGCCGACGGCACCGTCGTGGGCTTCTCGATGTTCACGGGCTACAGCTCGAACGAGCGTCGTGCGCTGTCGCTCGCGACGATCGACCCGGATGTCCCGGAGGGCACCGAGCTGCGCGTCCTGTGGGGCGAGGAGCCGAACTCGAAGAAGGCCACGGTCGAGCCGCACGTGCAGCTGCCCGTGCGCGCGGTCGTCAGCCCCGTGCCGTACTCGACGGTCGTCCGCCAGTCGTACCACGGCGGATGGCGCACCGGATACGAGAACGTCGCGACGTCCTGA
- a CDS encoding PadR family transcriptional regulator, with the protein MSLRFALLAILRVGPLSGYDLQKQFHQSVGHVWHAPDSQIYPELRKMETDGLIEGEEQTRGERGTRRVYHVTDAGERAFLEWMESPLDYQRVRDPAHLRAAYLESATPAAAREFLERHIAHWESELEQFDGELTHIANLSNPMLTRRLAVTPDEDRERTIEFKRFAYEGLAERARVEIEWARRGLELLDRLY; encoded by the coding sequence ATGAGCCTGCGCTTCGCCCTACTCGCGATCCTTCGCGTGGGGCCCCTGTCGGGATACGACCTGCAGAAGCAGTTCCACCAGTCGGTCGGTCATGTGTGGCACGCGCCCGACTCGCAGATCTATCCCGAGCTGCGCAAGATGGAGACCGACGGCCTCATCGAGGGCGAGGAGCAGACGCGCGGCGAGCGCGGCACTCGTCGCGTCTACCACGTGACGGATGCCGGCGAGCGCGCTTTCCTCGAGTGGATGGAGTCGCCACTGGACTACCAGCGGGTGCGAGACCCCGCCCATCTGCGGGCGGCGTACCTCGAGTCGGCCACGCCCGCGGCGGCGCGCGAGTTCCTCGAGCGCCACATCGCCCATTGGGAGAGCGAGCTCGAGCAGTTCGACGGCGAGCTCACGCACATCGCCAACCTCAGCAACCCGATGCTCACGAGGCGCCTCGCGGTGACGCCCGACGAGGACCGCGAGCGCACGATCGAGTTCAAGCGCTTCGCGTACGAGGGCCTCGCCGAGCGCGCACGCGTCGAGATCGAATGGGCGAGGCGGGGCCTCGAGCTTCTCGACCGGCTCTACTGA
- a CDS encoding DUF6351 family protein translates to MKRRRSGRAIASAAAIAGLALSLLAAPPAALARPSVSIEVLSGRADTISGGDTLIAVTGTKKDPRILAAGVDVTDAFQESDGRLVGLVEGLPLGASEIQVLAHNGKVDATLEVENHPITGPVFSGPQHPMYCTASGAPWNLGAVDEDCHVAEPRVTYRYRTTTGQFADYPTDGTVPANLATTTTIEGETVPYVVRIERGTINRGVYETAVLDEPGGVEPSPFADLPGWNGRLAYTFGGACGVGYWQGTSTGGVQNDTLLSRGYAVASATFNVYAQNCNDVTSAETAMMVKEHVIEQLGPVMYTIGSGGSAGTMQQLLLSNNYPGILDGVLGEIGYPDERSTTIGGHDCRGLQNYWASPAGAGWTDAQKLAVTGHAATFTCVGFTFFDGVDDPNRGCAAAIPVADRWSPSNPDGLRCTIADMVKNVYGTDDQGRGLRVEPDNVGVQYGLNGLNDGAITIEQFLSLNESIGGMNVDGQRTAERSVASVEAIERAFATGRINMMTGGLASIPVIEIRPYTDPTGDFHERYRSAIIRERMLQAYGDADTHVNWTGPNIGANTTAMRLAALEKLEQWLDAIEAAGGIADRARTVAARPADLADGCFDASGSFIAEPLDYDDPTTTCNQLYPYHSQPRAEAGMPLTADVMKCQTTAPVRGDYPEMTDAQWQRVLAAFPEGVCDWSKPSQGYTELEGTWLDFGETERVAVSGPKILGNAKVGVELRAQASSSTPGAVLAYQWIADGQPIAGATSTTFTPDASLAGSVITVRVDATADGLVPVSVVSDPTHKVAGRR, encoded by the coding sequence ATGAAGAGACGAAGGAGCGGACGCGCGATCGCGTCCGCTGCGGCGATCGCGGGGCTCGCACTGAGCCTGCTCGCAGCACCACCGGCCGCCCTCGCGCGGCCGTCCGTGTCGATCGAGGTCCTCTCGGGCCGCGCCGACACGATCTCCGGCGGCGACACGCTCATCGCCGTGACCGGCACGAAGAAGGACCCCCGCATCCTCGCGGCAGGCGTCGATGTGACCGACGCGTTCCAGGAGAGCGACGGCCGCCTCGTCGGCCTCGTGGAGGGACTGCCGCTCGGGGCGAGCGAGATCCAGGTGCTCGCGCACAACGGCAAGGTCGATGCGACGCTCGAAGTCGAGAACCACCCCATCACCGGTCCGGTGTTCTCGGGTCCGCAGCATCCGATGTACTGCACCGCCTCGGGCGCCCCGTGGAACCTCGGTGCCGTCGACGAGGACTGCCACGTCGCCGAGCCGCGGGTGACCTACCGCTACAGGACCACGACCGGTCAGTTCGCCGACTACCCGACGGACGGCACAGTCCCCGCGAACCTCGCGACGACCACGACGATCGAGGGCGAGACGGTTCCCTACGTCGTGCGCATCGAGCGCGGGACGATCAACCGCGGCGTCTACGAGACGGCCGTCCTCGACGAGCCGGGCGGCGTCGAGCCCAGCCCGTTCGCCGACCTCCCCGGCTGGAACGGACGCCTCGCCTATACGTTCGGCGGCGCGTGCGGCGTCGGCTACTGGCAGGGCACATCGACCGGCGGGGTGCAGAACGACACGCTGCTCAGCCGCGGCTACGCGGTGGCGTCGGCGACGTTCAACGTCTACGCGCAGAACTGCAACGACGTCACGAGCGCCGAGACCGCGATGATGGTCAAGGAGCACGTGATCGAGCAGCTCGGCCCCGTCATGTACACGATCGGCTCGGGCGGCTCGGCCGGCACGATGCAGCAGCTCCTCCTGTCGAACAACTACCCGGGCATCCTCGACGGTGTGCTGGGCGAGATCGGCTACCCCGATGAGCGTTCGACGACCATCGGCGGGCACGACTGCCGTGGCCTGCAGAACTACTGGGCCTCGCCCGCCGGAGCCGGCTGGACCGACGCGCAGAAGCTCGCCGTGACGGGCCATGCGGCGACGTTCACGTGCGTCGGCTTCACGTTCTTCGACGGCGTCGACGACCCGAACCGCGGATGCGCCGCGGCGATCCCCGTCGCCGACCGCTGGTCGCCGAGCAACCCCGACGGCCTGCGCTGCACGATCGCCGACATGGTCAAGAACGTGTACGGCACCGACGACCAGGGCCGCGGCCTCCGCGTCGAGCCCGACAACGTCGGCGTGCAGTACGGCCTCAACGGTCTGAACGACGGCGCGATCACGATCGAGCAGTTCCTGTCGCTGAACGAGAGCATCGGCGGCATGAACGTCGACGGCCAGCGCACCGCTGAGCGATCAGTGGCCAGCGTCGAGGCGATCGAGCGCGCGTTCGCGACCGGCCGGATCAACATGATGACGGGCGGCCTCGCGTCGATCCCCGTGATCGAGATCCGCCCGTACACCGACCCGACCGGCGACTTCCACGAGCGCTACCGGTCCGCGATCATCCGCGAGCGGATGCTGCAGGCCTACGGCGACGCCGACACGCACGTGAACTGGACGGGCCCGAACATCGGGGCGAACACCACCGCGATGCGGCTCGCCGCCCTCGAGAAGCTCGAGCAGTGGCTCGACGCGATCGAGGCCGCGGGCGGGATCGCCGACCGCGCACGCACGGTCGCGGCGCGCCCCGCCGACCTGGCGGACGGGTGCTTCGACGCATCCGGTTCGTTCATCGCCGAGCCGCTCGACTACGACGACCCGACGACGACGTGCAACCAGCTGTACCCGTACCACTCGCAGCCGCGCGCCGAAGCGGGCATGCCGCTGACGGCGGACGTCATGAAGTGCCAGACGACCGCCCCGGTGCGCGGGGACTACCCCGAGATGACGGATGCCCAGTGGCAGCGTGTGCTCGCGGCGTTCCCCGAGGGCGTGTGCGACTGGTCGAAGCCGAGCCAGGGCTACACGGAGCTCGAGGGCACGTGGCTCGACTTCGGCGAGACCGAGCGGGTCGCGGTGTCGGGGCCGAAGATCCTCGGCAACGCCAAGGTCGGCGTCGAGCTGCGGGCGCAGGCCTCGTCATCGACGCCCGGCGCGGTCCTCGCGTACCAGTGGATCGCCGACGGGCAGCCGATCGCCGGTGCGACGTCCACGACGTTCACACCGGACGCGTCGCTGGCAGGCTCCGTCATCACCGTGCGAGTGGATGCGACGGCGGACGGGCTCGTCCCCGTGAGCGTCGTGTCCGACCCGACGCACAAGGTGGCGGGGCGCCGGTGA
- a CDS encoding PaaX family transcriptional regulator — MVLAETTRASSRARKGSPVRQVLTLFGDYWWHVEEPLPSGAVIAAMGDLGVKEPATRATLSRMVQTGLLDADRVGRRTTHALTARAKGIVEEEAHWLETFGSREPQWDGLWSVLAFSIPESRRAVRHSARSRLKWLGFAPLYDGLWISPLDTADEAMAQLRSLGVDDVTSMRATLQTSFDGPQRAWDLAAVAQQYAEFEADLRDGPDATAPAVALCERSRLMLAWQAFRGLDAGLPAELLPDPWPRAATRRLFAERYDQLAPKAEERMREHVAGISPELAASVTERRLGQ, encoded by the coding sequence ATGGTCTTGGCGGAAACCACCCGTGCGTCGAGCCGCGCGCGGAAGGGCTCACCCGTGCGCCAGGTGCTCACCCTCTTCGGAGATTACTGGTGGCACGTGGAGGAGCCCCTCCCGTCCGGTGCCGTCATCGCGGCGATGGGCGATCTCGGAGTCAAGGAGCCGGCGACGCGCGCGACGCTCTCGCGCATGGTGCAGACGGGACTGCTCGACGCCGATCGCGTCGGACGACGCACGACCCACGCGCTCACAGCGCGCGCGAAGGGCATCGTCGAGGAGGAGGCGCACTGGCTCGAGACCTTCGGATCCCGCGAGCCGCAGTGGGACGGCCTGTGGAGCGTGCTCGCCTTCTCGATCCCCGAGTCCCGGCGGGCGGTGCGCCACAGCGCCAGGTCCCGCCTCAAGTGGCTCGGCTTCGCCCCGCTCTACGACGGCCTGTGGATCTCGCCCCTCGACACGGCCGATGAGGCGATGGCGCAGCTCCGTTCGCTCGGAGTCGACGACGTCACGTCGATGCGCGCGACGCTGCAGACGTCGTTCGACGGGCCCCAGCGGGCGTGGGACCTCGCGGCGGTGGCGCAGCAGTACGCCGAGTTCGAGGCGGATCTGAGGGACGGACCGGATGCCACGGCGCCCGCCGTCGCGCTGTGCGAGCGCTCGCGCCTGATGCTCGCGTGGCAGGCGTTCCGAGGTCTCGACGCGGGTCTGCCCGCCGAGCTGCTGCCCGACCCGTGGCCCCGGGCCGCGACGCGCCGGCTCTTCGCGGAGCGCTACGACCAGCTGGCGCCGAAGGCCGAGGAGCGCATGCGCGAGCACGTCGCGGGGATCAGCCCCGAGCTCGCGGCATCCGTCACGGAGCGGCGGCTCGGCCAATAG
- a CDS encoding serine hydrolase — protein MGMPPEPFDTDDPPRDTGSLRSSQRSSSTSRRLPRRTAARKPAFASTLKALDDLAAHGARISVRITDLDRGTAVLSGDDFVTLPVAGLGVVPLLIEVAAAFEAGTLDPLEIIDRSSVERVAVGGVWQHLMAPALPLSDLAVLTASTGDALAANALLARVGLPAVRRRIELLGLSRSALLDRFRDERGPDDAPHFALGSSRELSEVFAALVNSQAVSPGVSAQVAEWLSLNHDLSLVASATGLDPFSHENDEHGLLFINKTGRDDGIRVEAGVLAGPRAGVSYALIVCFDDLSIMHRLRAHEAFRILGTELMEYVF, from the coding sequence ATGGGCATGCCCCCTGAGCCCTTCGACACGGACGACCCGCCCAGAGACACCGGATCGCTGCGCAGCTCGCAACGAAGCAGCAGCACCAGCCGCAGGCTTCCGCGCCGCACGGCGGCCCGCAAACCCGCGTTCGCGTCGACGTTGAAGGCGCTCGATGACCTCGCCGCGCACGGTGCGCGGATCTCGGTACGCATCACCGACCTCGACCGCGGCACCGCCGTGCTGTCGGGCGACGACTTCGTCACCCTCCCCGTCGCCGGCCTCGGCGTCGTCCCGCTGCTCATCGAGGTGGCGGCCGCGTTCGAGGCGGGCACGCTCGACCCGCTCGAGATCATCGACCGCTCGTCGGTCGAGCGCGTCGCGGTGGGCGGAGTGTGGCAGCACCTCATGGCCCCCGCACTGCCGCTGTCGGATCTCGCGGTGCTCACCGCGTCGACGGGCGACGCACTCGCGGCGAACGCGCTGCTCGCCCGGGTCGGCCTCCCGGCCGTGCGGCGCCGCATCGAGCTGCTCGGACTCTCCCGCTCCGCGCTGCTGGACCGGTTCCGCGACGAGCGCGGCCCGGATGACGCGCCCCACTTCGCGCTCGGCTCGTCGCGCGAGCTGTCCGAGGTGTTCGCCGCGCTCGTGAACTCGCAGGCGGTCTCGCCGGGGGTGAGCGCGCAGGTCGCCGAATGGCTGAGCCTCAACCACGACCTGTCGCTCGTGGCATCCGCGACCGGACTCGACCCGTTCTCGCACGAGAACGACGAGCACGGCCTGCTGTTCATCAACAAGACCGGCCGCGACGACGGCATCCGCGTCGAGGCCGGCGTGCTGGCGGGCCCGCGAGCGGGGGTCTCGTACGCGCTGATCGTGTGCTTCGACGATCTGTCGATCATGCATCGGCTGCGGGCGCACGAGGCCTTCCGCATCCTCGGCACCGAGCTCATGGAGTACGTGTTCTGA
- a CDS encoding M13 family metallopeptidase: MTDAARSGLALDELSADIRPQDDLFRHVNGAWIERTEIPDDKARWGSFHLIAEHAEKDVHAIIEEASAADPGTETRKIGDLYTSFTNTERIAELGAEPIAAQLARVDEITDIPTFLRTLGELERDGVSGIVHLYVEPDPGNPQRYLPFLIQGGLSLPDESYYRLENFGETRIAFRAHVERLLELAGIADAPAAADRITALETELATHHWDSVRSRDAVATYNLKTWDEVEALAGVDLQPWLDGLAPGHRDAFAEVVVYQPSFLEGLGGVLVEERLEDWKAWLRFSIVHGAAAFLSDEFVDENFSFYGTQLTGVPVNRERWKRGVSLVEAAMGEAVGKVYVERHFPPAAKEAMDELVANLVEAYRESISTLEWMSPETRERALAKLEAFTPKIGYPVKWRDYSTLEIDPADLIGNVRRAHIFEHDRQLDKVGKPIDRDEWFMTPQTVNAYYNPLMNEIVFPAAILQYPFFDAERDAAANYGGIGAVIGHEIGHGFDDQGSRYDGDGSLRDWWTDADRAAFEERTKSLIAQYDGLTPVGLSDEYKVNGALTIGENIGDLGGLGIAIKAYRLHLAKNDEDADGPVIDGYTGIQRLLLSWGQIWQQKGRDAETIRLLTIDPHSPNEFRCNQIVRNVDAFYQAFDVTPDDALWLDESERVTIW, translated from the coding sequence ATGACCGACGCTGCCCGATCAGGTCTCGCTCTCGACGAGCTGAGCGCCGACATCCGTCCGCAGGACGACCTCTTCCGTCACGTCAACGGCGCCTGGATCGAGCGCACCGAGATCCCCGATGACAAGGCTCGCTGGGGATCGTTCCACCTCATCGCCGAGCACGCTGAGAAGGACGTGCACGCGATCATCGAAGAGGCGAGCGCGGCCGACCCGGGCACCGAGACCCGCAAGATCGGCGACCTCTACACGAGCTTCACGAACACCGAGCGCATCGCCGAGCTCGGCGCGGAGCCGATCGCCGCTCAGCTCGCGCGCGTCGACGAGATCACCGACATCCCGACGTTCCTCCGCACGCTCGGCGAGCTCGAGCGCGACGGCGTGAGCGGCATCGTTCACCTGTACGTCGAGCCCGACCCGGGCAACCCGCAGCGTTACCTCCCCTTCCTCATCCAGGGCGGCCTGTCGCTGCCCGACGAGAGCTACTACCGCCTCGAGAACTTCGGCGAGACGCGCATCGCGTTCCGCGCGCACGTCGAGCGCCTGCTCGAGCTGGCGGGAATCGCGGATGCGCCGGCCGCCGCCGACCGCATCACGGCGCTCGAGACCGAGCTGGCGACCCACCACTGGGACAGCGTGCGCAGCCGCGACGCCGTCGCGACCTACAACCTCAAGACCTGGGACGAGGTCGAGGCACTCGCCGGCGTCGACCTCCAGCCGTGGCTCGACGGCCTCGCGCCCGGCCACCGCGACGCGTTCGCCGAGGTCGTCGTGTACCAGCCGAGCTTCCTCGAGGGACTCGGGGGCGTGCTGGTCGAGGAGCGCCTCGAGGATTGGAAGGCGTGGCTGCGCTTCAGCATCGTCCACGGAGCGGCCGCGTTCCTGTCGGACGAGTTCGTCGACGAGAACTTCTCGTTCTACGGCACGCAGCTCACGGGCGTGCCCGTCAACCGCGAGCGCTGGAAGCGCGGTGTGAGCCTCGTCGAGGCGGCGATGGGCGAGGCCGTCGGCAAGGTGTACGTCGAGCGACACTTCCCGCCCGCCGCGAAGGAGGCGATGGACGAGCTCGTCGCCAACCTCGTCGAGGCCTACCGCGAGAGCATCTCGACACTCGAGTGGATGAGCCCCGAGACGCGCGAGCGGGCACTCGCGAAGCTCGAGGCGTTCACGCCGAAGATCGGCTACCCCGTGAAGTGGCGCGACTACTCGACGCTCGAGATCGACCCGGCCGACCTGATCGGCAACGTGCGCCGCGCGCACATCTTCGAGCACGACCGCCAGCTCGACAAGGTCGGCAAGCCGATCGACCGGGACGAGTGGTTCATGACGCCGCAGACGGTCAACGCGTACTACAACCCGCTCATGAACGAGATCGTGTTCCCGGCGGCGATCCTGCAGTATCCGTTCTTCGACGCGGAGCGCGACGCGGCCGCGAACTACGGCGGCATCGGCGCCGTCATCGGCCACGAGATCGGCCACGGCTTCGACGACCAGGGCAGCCGGTACGACGGCGACGGGTCGCTGCGCGACTGGTGGACGGATGCCGACCGCGCCGCGTTCGAGGAGCGCACGAAGTCCCTCATCGCGCAGTACGACGGGCTCACCCCGGTCGGCCTGTCCGACGAGTACAAGGTCAACGGCGCACTCACGATCGGCGAGAACATCGGTGACCTCGGCGGCCTCGGCATCGCGATCAAGGCGTACCGCCTGCACCTCGCGAAGAACGACGAAGACGCCGACGGCCCCGTGATCGACGGGTACACCGGCATCCAGCGGCTGCTCCTGAGCTGGGGCCAGATCTGGCAGCAGAAGGGCCGCGACGCCGAGACCATCCGGCTGCTGACGATCGACCCGCACTCGCCGAACGAGTTCCGCTGCAACCAGATCGTGCGCAACGTCGACGCGTTCTATCAGGCGTTCGACGTCACGCCCGACGACGCCCTGTGGCTCGACGAGAGTGAGCGCGTCACGATCTGGTGA